The following are encoded together in the Candidatus Omnitrophota bacterium genome:
- a CDS encoding ATPase, T2SS/T4P/T4SS family, whose protein sequence is MKIKTKSLLGQLLVDKKLISAQQLETALKEQKKTGELLGVTLLRLGFVTEETVYLPILADQLGVEFVNLKEIKISPEAINKIPAKFAYHYKIIPVEFKDDTLTVALTKPLDIHILDDIGLVVKARLVSVLASEKDILEAIRKYYGVGAETIEQMMDTVQPQERTTADFESTEDIGSEASIAKFLHQILAEAYQSRATDIHIEPFEDELRVRYRIDGVLYDARTPSTIKHFKDSINSRIKIMSNLNIAEKRLPQDGRFKTRVGQIDLDLRVSFLPTHYGESVVIRILSSAKLYSFEELGLYQKDLAALDHLIKKPHGIIFVTGPTGSGKTTTLYSCLARINTLERKIITIEDPIEYQLNGITQIQINPKIGLSFSAGLRSMLRHDPDIMMVGEVRDYETAEIAIQVALTGHLVFSTIHTNDAASAVTRLLDMGVEPYLVSSSVECFIAQRLIRLICPKCKQPGKITPEAIKEFGLKGEEANTAIYEGKGCEFCKMTGYYGREGIYEFLLLNEEMRNMIVARATASQIKAKAIAAGMRTLRQDGWEKVKKGVTTPSEVIRVTQEESV, encoded by the coding sequence ATGAAAATCAAAACCAAATCTCTCTTAGGGCAGCTTCTCGTCGATAAAAAGCTCATAAGTGCCCAACAGCTTGAAACAGCTTTAAAGGAACAGAAGAAAACCGGGGAACTTTTAGGCGTGACGCTTCTTCGCTTAGGGTTCGTCACCGAAGAAACCGTTTATTTGCCTATTCTGGCGGATCAACTGGGCGTTGAGTTCGTCAACCTTAAAGAGATCAAGATCTCTCCTGAAGCGATCAACAAGATTCCCGCCAAATTCGCTTATCATTATAAGATCATTCCGGTGGAATTTAAGGATGATACCTTGACCGTGGCTTTAACCAAACCTTTGGACATTCATATCTTGGATGACATAGGGTTGGTGGTGAAGGCGAGGTTGGTTTCTGTTTTGGCCAGCGAAAAAGATATTTTAGAAGCCATTAGAAAGTATTACGGTGTCGGCGCGGAAACTATTGAACAGATGATGGACACCGTTCAGCCGCAAGAACGCACCACCGCGGATTTTGAATCGACGGAAGATATAGGCTCGGAAGCCTCCATTGCTAAATTTCTTCATCAGATTTTAGCGGAGGCCTATCAGAGCCGGGCGACGGATATTCATATCGAACCTTTTGAGGATGAGTTGCGTGTGCGTTATCGTATTGACGGAGTTTTGTATGACGCCCGAACGCCGTCAACGATCAAGCATTTTAAGGATTCGATCAATTCGCGCATTAAGATCATGTCCAATCTCAATATTGCTGAGAAACGTCTTCCGCAGGATGGACGGTTTAAAACACGGGTGGGGCAAATTGATCTGGATTTACGCGTTTCATTTTTGCCGACGCATTACGGCGAAAGTGTTGTCATCAGGATCTTAAGTTCGGCAAAATTGTATAGCTTCGAGGAGCTTGGTTTATATCAAAAAGATTTGGCGGCTTTGGATCATTTGATCAAAAAACCGCATGGGATCATTTTTGTGACCGGGCCGACGGGTTCCGGAAAAACAACGACACTTTATTCTTGTTTAGCGCGCATTAATACTTTAGAAAGAAAGATCATCACTATTGAAGATCCCATTGAATATCAGCTGAATGGGATCACTCAGATCCAAATAAATCCAAAAATAGGATTGAGTTTCTCGGCGGGCCTGCGTTCGATGCTGCGCCACGATCCTGATATTATGATGGTTGGGGAAGTCAGAGACTATGAAACGGCGGAAATCGCCATTCAAGTGGCCTTGACAGGGCATTTGGTTTTTTCCACTATTCATACTAATGACGCGGCTTCGGCTGTGACCAGGCTTTTAGATATGGGCGTTGAGCCGTATTTGGTGTCTAGTTCCGTAGAATGTTTTATCGCTCAAAGGCTTATTCGCTTGATCTGCCCTAAATGCAAACAACCCGGGAAGATAACACCGGAAGCGATCAAAGAATTCGGTTTAAAAGGGGAAGAAGCTAACACAGCGATTTATGAAGGTAAGGGATGTGAATTTTGCAAGATGACCGGTTATTATGGGCGCGAAGGGATCTATGAATTCCTGCTTTTAAATGAGGAAATGCGTAATATGATCGTAGCCCGCGCGACTGCCAGCCAGATCAAGGCCAAGGCGATTGCGGCGGGGATGAGGACTTTGCGCCAAGATGGTTGGGAAAAGGTTAAAAAGGGCGTGACAACGCCCAGTGAAGTTATTCGGGTAACACAAGAAGAGTCGGTGTAG
- the feoB gene encoding ferrous iron transport protein B: protein MSDPILSSVKASSKQIPLIVALAGNPNSGKTTVFNALTNLRQKVGNYPGVTVEKKIGRMVTGHQREINILDLPGTYSLAVRSPDEKVARDVLLGKIVDTPKPDVVVCVVDASNLERNLYLVSQIQDLGIPMVIALNMVDTAKRRGQEIDAVKLSAVLGIPVIPTVASRNEGIEELKKAIISGGGKMPKDRPWKMPPVMEAEVKEFTEFLFHETFADAKTVFSQAIIFISAEDHTLPENKVVVDYIKNLRQKLQTQNINWRSAAVEARYAWIQNIVRSVTKESDQSVLTVTDKLDNILTHRIWGWVIFLGLMVLMFFTIFSVASYPMDWIDQVFSALTDTVKTMMPPGDLRDLLTDGVIAGVGAVVIFLPQILILFFFIGLLQDTGYMARAAFIMDRVMSKVGLHGKSFIPLLSSFACAIPGIMSARTIENPKDRLVTILVAPLMSCSARLPVYTVMIATLMPSASAPQKAGIILIMYLLGMLGAFVMAWIFKKTLLKSQTPLLIMELPPYRLPSWKTVLINMWERSLVFLKRAGTIIFGLSILLWALMTYPKHDGLTASEGLRKSFAGMTGEALEPIIKPLGYDWRIGIGLVGSFAAREVFVSTMSIVFNIDEAADETDSVREAFVKARWPDGSVLFTPLVCIGLMVFYVFAMQCMSTIAVVRRETNSWFWPCFQVFYMTGLAYVLALAVFQGGRLLGWQ from the coding sequence ATGTCCGATCCTATCCTCTCCAGCGTAAAGGCTTCTTCAAAACAAATTCCCCTTATTGTTGCTTTAGCCGGTAATCCCAACTCAGGAAAAACGACTGTTTTTAATGCCTTAACAAATTTACGTCAAAAAGTAGGCAATTATCCCGGTGTGACCGTCGAGAAAAAAATTGGCCGCATGGTGACAGGCCACCAGCGGGAGATCAATATCTTAGATCTTCCGGGAACTTACAGTTTGGCGGTGCGTTCACCGGATGAAAAAGTAGCCCGAGATGTTTTGCTTGGGAAGATCGTTGATACGCCCAAGCCTGATGTCGTTGTCTGTGTCGTGGATGCCAGCAATTTAGAGCGTAACCTTTATTTGGTCAGCCAGATCCAGGATCTGGGAATTCCGATGGTGATCGCGCTGAACATGGTTGACACCGCTAAACGGCGCGGACAGGAAATTGATGCTGTGAAGCTTTCGGCCGTTTTAGGAATTCCGGTTATCCCGACGGTAGCCAGCCGCAATGAAGGCATTGAGGAACTTAAGAAAGCCATCATTAGCGGCGGAGGGAAAATGCCAAAAGACCGCCCATGGAAAATGCCGCCGGTGATGGAAGCAGAGGTTAAAGAATTCACGGAATTCTTATTTCACGAAACATTTGCCGATGCTAAAACAGTTTTTTCTCAAGCGATCATTTTTATTTCTGCCGAAGACCACACCTTACCGGAAAACAAAGTGGTTGTCGATTACATTAAAAATTTACGACAAAAACTCCAAACGCAAAATATCAATTGGCGCTCAGCCGCGGTTGAGGCACGCTACGCCTGGATCCAGAATATTGTCAGATCCGTTACGAAAGAATCTGATCAAAGTGTTTTAACGGTCACCGATAAATTAGACAATATCCTCACTCACCGGATCTGGGGCTGGGTGATCTTTTTAGGGTTGATGGTATTAATGTTTTTTACCATCTTTTCGGTTGCCAGCTATCCAATGGATTGGATCGATCAGGTTTTTTCCGCCTTAACCGATACGGTTAAGACAATGATGCCACCGGGTGATTTGCGCGACCTTCTCACCGACGGAGTTATTGCCGGGGTGGGGGCGGTTGTTATCTTTTTGCCGCAAATTCTGATCTTGTTTTTCTTTATCGGCTTACTTCAAGACACCGGTTATATGGCACGGGCGGCATTTATTATGGACCGAGTGATGAGCAAAGTGGGTTTGCACGGAAAATCATTCATTCCTCTTCTTAGTTCTTTTGCGTGCGCTATTCCGGGAATTATGTCGGCGCGGACAATAGAAAATCCTAAAGACCGTCTTGTCACTATTCTGGTGGCGCCTTTAATGAGTTGTTCGGCGCGTTTGCCGGTTTATACCGTGATGATCGCAACTTTAATGCCTTCAGCTTCGGCGCCGCAAAAAGCCGGCATCATCCTTATTATGTATTTATTGGGAATGTTAGGGGCTTTTGTGATGGCGTGGATCTTTAAAAAAACGCTTTTGAAAAGTCAAACACCGCTTTTGATCATGGAGCTTCCGCCATATCGTTTGCCATCATGGAAAACCGTTCTTATCAATATGTGGGAACGCTCGCTTGTTTTCTTAAAGAGAGCTGGGACAATTATTTTTGGGCTCTCTATTCTTTTATGGGCTTTGATGACATATCCTAAACATGATGGCTTAACGGCATCCGAGGGTTTAAGAAAAAGCTTTGCGGGAATGACCGGAGAAGCGCTGGAACCGATCATTAAACCGCTAGGATACGATTGGCGTATCGGCATTGGATTGGTTGGTTCTTTTGCGGCGCGGGAAGTTTTTGTCAGTACCATGAGCATTGTGTTCAATATTGATGAAGCGGCTGATGAAACAGATTCGGTGAGGGAAGCTTTTGTAAAAGCTAGATGGCCCGACGGAAGTGTGCTTTTTACACCACTGGTATGTATTGGGCTGATGGTCTTCTATGTTTTTGCCATGCAATGTATGAGCACCATTGCCGTTGTTCGCCGGGAAACGAATAGCTGGTTCTGGCCGTGTTTCCAAGTTTTTTATATGACGGGCTTGGCGTATGTATTAGCGTTGGCGGTTTTTCAAGGCGGGCGTTTGCTCGGTTGGCAGTAA
- a CDS encoding ferrous iron transport protein A has product MAQMTSLKEMNAGQKAQVQKLDGDEAVCFRLLEMGITPGTQLEVVRFAPLGDPIDIKVRGYHLSLRQKEAEVIKVVIS; this is encoded by the coding sequence ATGGCACAAATGACTTCACTTAAAGAAATGAACGCGGGACAAAAAGCCCAAGTCCAAAAGCTAGACGGCGATGAAGCAGTTTGTTTCCGCCTTTTGGAAATGGGCATAACACCCGGAACGCAGTTAGAAGTGGTGCGTTTCGCGCCATTAGGCGATCCCATTGATATTAAAGTGCGCGGCTATCATCTTTCTTTGCGCCAAAAAGAAGCCGAAGTGATCAAGGTTGTTATTTCTTAA
- a CDS encoding FeoA family protein, which yields MEKPKNPLVIHCPVVSLYDAKIGQTMRVKELCGDPGVCHRLRELGFCEYTEVCKLSHGSALICRTSGSKIVLSKRLAKNIIVEKVESENTNPQDHLVK from the coding sequence ATGGAAAAGCCAAAAAATCCACTTGTGATCCACTGTCCGGTCGTTAGTCTTTATGACGCGAAGATCGGACAAACCATGCGCGTCAAAGAGCTATGCGGAGATCCGGGCGTTTGCCATCGGCTGCGCGAGCTTGGCTTTTGCGAATACACGGAAGTTTGCAAGCTGTCGCACGGCAGCGCGCTTATTTGCCGTACATCAGGATCAAAGATCGTTTTAAGTAAACGCCTCGCTAAAAATATCATCGTTGAAAAAGTAGAATCTGAAAATACCAATCCTCAAGACCATCTCGTAAAATAA
- a CDS encoding glucose-6-phosphate isomerase, with the protein MDITLNKDNLKGFISEADFSNLTSDIERIHDAIEQKKGKGAEFTGWVDLPSKITSGVLSEIQKCAKDLQKQSDCVISIGIGGSYLGIRATVEFLSEEVKLPIYYAGQNLSSDGLFTLLAALKNKRVSVVVISKSGTTTEPALAFRIVKKFMESKYSGAQLKKRIVCVTDAKKGALRAIAEKNGYKTFVIPDDIGGRFSVLTPVGLVPLAIAGINIKDLVEGAREAQEEFSQKDLSRNIAYQYAAARYLLYKKGKIIEVVSSFYPDMFYVAEWFKQLFGESEGKNGQGIFPASLTLTADLHSMGQLMQDGQRNIFETFLMIDQPRHKVIIPKEKDDLDKFNYVAGKSLDFVNKKAYEATACAHFEGGVPNMTLSIPKINANTLGQLYYFFEKAVAVSGYLLGVNPFDQPGVEAYKKKMFELLGKK; encoded by the coding sequence ATGGATATAACGCTTAATAAAGATAATTTAAAAGGTTTTATTAGCGAAGCGGATTTTTCTAATCTTACTTCGGATATTGAACGTATTCATGATGCCATTGAGCAAAAAAAAGGCAAAGGAGCTGAATTTACCGGCTGGGTTGATTTACCTTCCAAAATAACCAGTGGCGTCTTAAGCGAAATTCAAAAATGCGCAAAAGATCTGCAAAAACAATCGGATTGTGTGATCAGCATTGGGATCGGCGGTTCGTATTTGGGAATTCGCGCGACGGTTGAATTCTTAAGCGAAGAGGTCAAGCTCCCTATTTATTACGCCGGGCAAAATTTAAGCAGTGACGGACTTTTTACGCTTTTAGCGGCTCTCAAGAATAAACGGGTGAGCGTTGTGGTTATTTCTAAATCCGGAACGACCACCGAACCGGCGCTGGCATTTCGCATTGTCAAGAAATTCATGGAGAGTAAATATAGCGGCGCTCAACTTAAAAAAAGAATTGTCTGCGTTACCGATGCCAAAAAAGGGGCGTTACGCGCTATTGCCGAAAAAAATGGATATAAAACTTTTGTGATCCCTGATGATATCGGCGGACGGTTTTCGGTTCTAACGCCCGTCGGACTTGTGCCTTTGGCGATTGCCGGCATCAATATCAAAGACCTGGTGGAAGGCGCTCGGGAAGCACAGGAAGAATTTTCGCAAAAAGATCTCTCCAGGAATATTGCCTATCAGTACGCGGCAGCGCGGTACTTACTTTATAAAAAAGGGAAGATCATTGAAGTGGTTTCCTCTTTTTATCCGGATATGTTTTATGTGGCTGAATGGTTCAAGCAACTTTTCGGGGAAAGCGAAGGCAAAAATGGTCAGGGAATTTTTCCGGCGTCTTTAACGCTTACCGCTGATCTGCATTCTATGGGACAACTCATGCAGGACGGCCAGAGAAATATTTTTGAAACATTTCTGATGATCGACCAACCGCGTCATAAAGTCATTATTCCTAAAGAAAAAGATGACCTGGATAAATTCAATTATGTGGCAGGAAAGAGTTTGGATTTTGTGAATAAAAAAGCTTATGAGGCAACTGCTTGTGCGCATTTTGAAGGCGGAGTGCCGAATATGACATTATCTATCCCTAAAATTAACGCCAATACCTTAGGCCAACTGTATTATTTCTTTGAAAAAGCGGTGGCTGTTTCCGGGTATCTTCTCGGCGTTAATCCTTTTGATCAGCCGGGCGTAGAAGCCTACAAAAAGAAAATGTTTGAGTTGTTGGGGAAAAAATAA
- the mnmA gene encoding tRNA 2-thiouridine(34) synthase MnmA has product MINQANKKKVFVAMSGGVDSSVVAGMMKEAGHDVVGVTMCFNITHPNNKKPSCCGIDGIEDAKRSAQILGIPHYVWNFAEDIDTKIIQNFTDEYLSGRTPNPCVQCNQHLKFGSLFEKVRSMGADYLATGHYAKIHFSTEKNRFELKKGEDQFKEQSYFLYSMKKETLPFVLFPLGDITKTQVRELARKYGLNNAEKPGSQDICFIPETGYKKFLEDRLGKEVMMPGPMKDESGKIVGQHKGIAYYTIGQRDQLGVSFGRPVYVYKIDKKENTVYIGDIARLYSRSLLAHKLNFVSINPPLKNLRVQVKIRYNHKEIPARVTTLDNDRAKVEFDEPQKSVTPGQSVVFYDQDIVLGGGIIETAEAPEGDFLTIQMSESSKG; this is encoded by the coding sequence ATGATCAATCAAGCTAACAAAAAGAAAGTTTTTGTCGCCATGTCAGGCGGAGTGGATTCTTCCGTTGTGGCAGGGATGATGAAAGAAGCCGGGCACGATGTTGTCGGGGTAACGATGTGTTTTAATATAACGCATCCTAACAACAAAAAGCCTTCTTGTTGTGGTATTGACGGAATAGAAGATGCCAAGCGTTCGGCGCAGATCTTAGGAATCCCTCATTATGTTTGGAATTTTGCCGAAGACATTGATACAAAGATCATCCAGAATTTTACCGATGAATATTTAAGCGGACGCACGCCAAACCCTTGCGTTCAGTGTAATCAACATTTGAAATTCGGTTCGCTTTTTGAAAAGGTGCGCTCCATGGGCGCTGATTATCTGGCCACCGGCCATTATGCCAAGATCCATTTTTCTACAGAGAAGAATCGCTTTGAACTTAAGAAAGGCGAAGACCAATTCAAAGAGCAGTCTTATTTTCTTTACAGCATGAAGAAAGAAACTTTACCTTTTGTCCTATTTCCGTTGGGGGATATTACAAAAACGCAAGTACGGGAACTGGCGCGTAAATATGGGCTTAATAATGCCGAAAAACCCGGAAGCCAAGATATTTGTTTTATTCCGGAAACAGGATATAAGAAATTCTTAGAAGATCGCCTTGGCAAAGAAGTTATGATGCCGGGCCCGATGAAAGATGAAAGCGGAAAGATCGTCGGCCAGCACAAAGGCATTGCGTATTATACGATTGGCCAGAGAGATCAATTGGGCGTTTCCTTCGGCCGGCCCGTTTATGTTTACAAGATCGACAAAAAGGAAAATACCGTCTATATCGGCGACATCGCGCGGCTCTATTCTCGTTCTTTGTTGGCGCATAAATTAAACTTTGTAAGCATTAATCCTCCTTTAAAAAATCTTCGCGTTCAGGTTAAAATTCGTTATAATCATAAAGAAATTCCGGCGCGGGTCACTACATTAGATAATGACCGCGCAAAAGTTGAATTTGATGAGCCGCAAAAATCCGTTACACCGGGCCAATCGGTGGTTTTTTATGATCAAGATATTGTGTTGGGCGGCGGGATCATTGAAACAGCCGAAGCTCCGGAGGGAGATTTTCTAACAATTCAAATGTCGGAAAGCTCGAAAGGTTAA
- the bioA gene encoding adenosylmethionine--8-amino-7-oxononanoate transaminase encodes MLGKFEKPKNINFEDLDKEYVWHPFAQMRDWLSEEQLVIDEAKGSYLKDINGRWYIDGVSSLWVNVHGHNHPHINKAVKKQLEKVSHSTFLGLSNVAAVQLAKRLVDIAPKGLKKVFYSDNGSTAVEVAIKMAYQYWQNTGKTKKTGLIHLEHSYHGDTLGSVSVGGIDLFHKVYRKMIFKTISIPSPAIDAQKCLKDLESLLRKRGNEVAALIVEPLIQGAAGMLVWPRGILKKMEQLCRRYNVFLICDEVATGFGRAGTMFACEQEKVSPDILCLAKGLTGGYLPLAATLTTQKIFDGFLFDYKDQKTFFHGHTYTANPLSCAAALANLDVFKTEKTLYNLQPKIKFLEKKLKSFYTLAHVGEIRQKGFMVGIELSKDRTTRRPYLWNEKIGIKVCQRARKYGVILRPLGNVVVLMPPLSISIKELDELVRVTYQCIKEATEIYDQSS; translated from the coding sequence ATATTAGGGAAATTTGAAAAGCCTAAGAATATTAATTTCGAAGATCTTGATAAAGAATATGTTTGGCATCCCTTTGCGCAAATGAGAGATTGGCTATCGGAAGAACAGCTCGTGATTGATGAGGCTAAGGGGAGTTATTTAAAAGATATCAACGGACGTTGGTATATCGACGGAGTTTCTAGCCTGTGGGTCAATGTCCACGGCCATAATCACCCCCACATCAATAAGGCGGTAAAAAAGCAATTAGAAAAAGTTTCGCATTCGACATTTTTAGGGCTTTCCAATGTTGCGGCTGTTCAATTGGCTAAACGGCTTGTTGACATCGCGCCGAAGGGTTTAAAAAAAGTTTTCTATTCGGATAATGGCTCAACCGCGGTTGAAGTGGCCATAAAAATGGCGTATCAATATTGGCAAAATACAGGGAAAACGAAAAAAACCGGATTAATACATTTAGAACATTCTTATCACGGGGATACCTTGGGGTCGGTCAGTGTCGGCGGGATTGATCTATTCCATAAGGTTTACCGGAAGATGATCTTTAAAACAATTTCCATTCCGTCACCGGCGATCGACGCGCAAAAATGCTTAAAGGATTTGGAAAGTTTATTAAGGAAGCGCGGCAACGAAGTTGCCGCGCTTATCGTTGAGCCCTTGATCCAAGGAGCCGCCGGAATGCTCGTTTGGCCGCGCGGGATCCTTAAAAAAATGGAACAATTATGCCGCAGATATAATGTTTTTTTGATCTGCGATGAAGTGGCAACGGGGTTTGGGCGCGCCGGAACGATGTTCGCTTGCGAACAAGAAAAAGTTTCTCCCGATATTTTGTGTCTGGCCAAGGGGTTAACGGGTGGATATCTTCCGCTGGCGGCCACCTTAACGACGCAGAAAATTTTTGACGGGTTTTTATTCGATTACAAAGACCAAAAAACATTTTTTCACGGGCATACTTATACGGCTAATCCGCTCTCCTGCGCGGCGGCGCTGGCTAATTTAGATGTGTTCAAAACAGAAAAGACATTATATAATCTTCAACCTAAAATAAAATTTTTAGAAAAAAAACTGAAATCGTTCTATACTTTAGCTCATGTCGGTGAGATTCGGCAAAAAGGTTTTATGGTTGGCATTGAGCTTTCCAAAGATCGAACAACACGCCGGCCGTATCTTTGGAACGAAAAAATAGGCATCAAGGTTTGTCAAAGAGCGAGAAAATACGGTGTTATTTTGCGTCCCCTAGGCAATGTTGTTGTTTTAATGCCGCCTTTGTCCATTTCCATAAAAGAATTAGATGAATTAGTGCGCGTTACGTATCAATGTATCAAAGAAGCCACAGAAATATATGATCAATCAAGCTAA